The Fundulus heteroclitus isolate FHET01 chromosome 13, MU-UCD_Fhet_4.1, whole genome shotgun sequence genome contains a region encoding:
- the tfap2e gene encoding transcription factor AP-2-epsilon isoform X1, with protein sequence MLWKSRTKAEAAQERADGLSGSSPSGRLSQLSSLNQAAYSSAPPLCHTPASDFQPPYFPPPYPQSSLPYSQSQESAYSHLSDPYPSINSIHQHQQAAWHSQRSRSEDGGLLSQSHRALSLDPRREYAAVPRLLHGLGEGAAALGDGPLGMHLGHHGLEDLQGMEEGSALGILDHSVIKKVPIPSKLNGSSLSALAIGKEGLSLGAVSNPAEVFCSVPGRLSLLSSTSKYKVTVGEVQRRLSPPECLNASLLGGVLRRAKSKNGGRCLRERLEKIGLNLPAGRRKAANVTLLTSLVEGEAVHLARDFGYVCETEFPARATAEYLCRQSDPDQLPTRRSMLLATKEICKEFMDLMSQDRSPLGGSRPTPCLEPGIQGSLTHFSLLTHGFGTPALCAALSAFQSYLMEAVKLLDKEGGKGHHDKELKHRK encoded by the exons ATGCTGTGGAAGTCCCGGACCAAAGCCGAGGCCGCGCAG GAGCGCGCAGACGGACTCAGCGGCTCCTCTCCGAGCGGCCGCCTCTCCCAGCTCTCCTCCCTCAACCAGGCCGCCTACTCCTCGGCTCCCCCGCTCTGCCACACGCCGGCCTCCGACTTCCAGCCTCCGTACTTCCCTCCGCCCTACCCGCAGTCCTCCCTGCCGTATTCCCAGAGCCAGGAGTCGGCCTACTCCCACCTGTCGGACCCCTACCCCTCCATCAACTCCATCCACCAGCACCAGCAGGCGGCATGGCACTCCCAGAGGTCGCGCTCGGAGGACGGCGGCCTGCTGTCGCAGTCTCACCGGGCTCTGAGCCTGGACCCCCGCCGGGAGTACGCCGCCGTGCCGCGGCTCCTGCACGGACTCGGGGAGGGGGCCGCGGCTCTGGGGGACGGACCTCTGGGGATGCACCTGGGACACCACGGCCTCGAAGATCTGCAG ggGATGGAGGAAGGATCCGCCCTGGGCATCCTGGACCACTCTGTCATTAAAAAAG TTCCCATCCCCTCCAAGCTGAACGGCTCCTCGCTGTCGGCGCTGGCCATCGGGAAGGAGGGCCTGAGCCTGGGAGCCGTGTCCAACCCGGCCGAGGTGTTCTGCTCGGTGCCGGGCCGCCTGTCGCTGCTGAGCTCCACCTCCAAGTACAAGGTGACGGTGGGGGAGGTGCAGCGCCGCCTGTCTCCACCTGAGTGCCTCAACGCATCGCTGCTGGGCGGAGTCCTGCGCAG GGCCAAGTCGAAGAATGGTGGCCGCTGTCTGAGAGAGCGTCTGGAGAAGATTGGCCTCAACCTGCCCGCTGGGCGACGCAAGGCCGCCAACGTCACTCTGCTGACATCTCTGGTGGAGG GTGAGGCGGTGCACCTGGCCCGGGACTTTGGCTACGTGTGTGAGACGGAGTTTCCAGCCAGAGCCACGGCCGAGTACCTGTGCAGGCAGAGCGACCCCGACCAGCTGCCCACCCGCCGCAGCATGCTGCTGGCCACCAA GGAGATCTGTAAGGAGTTCATGGACCTGATGTCCCAGGACCGCTCCCCTCTGGGCGGCAGCCGGCCCACGCCCTGCCTGGAGCCCGGCATCCAGGGCAGCCTGACCCACTTCAGCCTGCTGACCCACGGCTTCGGCACGCCGGCCCTCTGCGCCGCGCTCTCCGCCTTCCAGAGCTACCTGATGGAGGCCGTCAAGCTGCTGGACAAAGAAGGAGGGAAGGGCCACCACGACAAGGAGCTGAAGCACCGCAAATGA
- the tfap2e gene encoding transcription factor AP-2-epsilon isoform X2, which yields MLIHTYSAMERADGLSGSSPSGRLSQLSSLNQAAYSSAPPLCHTPASDFQPPYFPPPYPQSSLPYSQSQESAYSHLSDPYPSINSIHQHQQAAWHSQRSRSEDGGLLSQSHRALSLDPRREYAAVPRLLHGLGEGAAALGDGPLGMHLGHHGLEDLQGMEEGSALGILDHSVIKKVPIPSKLNGSSLSALAIGKEGLSLGAVSNPAEVFCSVPGRLSLLSSTSKYKVTVGEVQRRLSPPECLNASLLGGVLRRAKSKNGGRCLRERLEKIGLNLPAGRRKAANVTLLTSLVEGEAVHLARDFGYVCETEFPARATAEYLCRQSDPDQLPTRRSMLLATKEICKEFMDLMSQDRSPLGGSRPTPCLEPGIQGSLTHFSLLTHGFGTPALCAALSAFQSYLMEAVKLLDKEGGKGHHDKELKHRK from the exons ATGTTAATCCACACATATTCAGCCATG GAGCGCGCAGACGGACTCAGCGGCTCCTCTCCGAGCGGCCGCCTCTCCCAGCTCTCCTCCCTCAACCAGGCCGCCTACTCCTCGGCTCCCCCGCTCTGCCACACGCCGGCCTCCGACTTCCAGCCTCCGTACTTCCCTCCGCCCTACCCGCAGTCCTCCCTGCCGTATTCCCAGAGCCAGGAGTCGGCCTACTCCCACCTGTCGGACCCCTACCCCTCCATCAACTCCATCCACCAGCACCAGCAGGCGGCATGGCACTCCCAGAGGTCGCGCTCGGAGGACGGCGGCCTGCTGTCGCAGTCTCACCGGGCTCTGAGCCTGGACCCCCGCCGGGAGTACGCCGCCGTGCCGCGGCTCCTGCACGGACTCGGGGAGGGGGCCGCGGCTCTGGGGGACGGACCTCTGGGGATGCACCTGGGACACCACGGCCTCGAAGATCTGCAG ggGATGGAGGAAGGATCCGCCCTGGGCATCCTGGACCACTCTGTCATTAAAAAAG TTCCCATCCCCTCCAAGCTGAACGGCTCCTCGCTGTCGGCGCTGGCCATCGGGAAGGAGGGCCTGAGCCTGGGAGCCGTGTCCAACCCGGCCGAGGTGTTCTGCTCGGTGCCGGGCCGCCTGTCGCTGCTGAGCTCCACCTCCAAGTACAAGGTGACGGTGGGGGAGGTGCAGCGCCGCCTGTCTCCACCTGAGTGCCTCAACGCATCGCTGCTGGGCGGAGTCCTGCGCAG GGCCAAGTCGAAGAATGGTGGCCGCTGTCTGAGAGAGCGTCTGGAGAAGATTGGCCTCAACCTGCCCGCTGGGCGACGCAAGGCCGCCAACGTCACTCTGCTGACATCTCTGGTGGAGG GTGAGGCGGTGCACCTGGCCCGGGACTTTGGCTACGTGTGTGAGACGGAGTTTCCAGCCAGAGCCACGGCCGAGTACCTGTGCAGGCAGAGCGACCCCGACCAGCTGCCCACCCGCCGCAGCATGCTGCTGGCCACCAA GGAGATCTGTAAGGAGTTCATGGACCTGATGTCCCAGGACCGCTCCCCTCTGGGCGGCAGCCGGCCCACGCCCTGCCTGGAGCCCGGCATCCAGGGCAGCCTGACCCACTTCAGCCTGCTGACCCACGGCTTCGGCACGCCGGCCCTCTGCGCCGCGCTCTCCGCCTTCCAGAGCTACCTGATGGAGGCCGTCAAGCTGCTGGACAAAGAAGGAGGGAAGGGCCACCACGACAAGGAGCTGAAGCACCGCAAATGA